In Bacillus sp. NP247, one DNA window encodes the following:
- a CDS encoding glycine betaine/L-proline ABC transporter ATP-binding protein has translation MDNTKVRVENVTKVFGKHPQRALTLLKEGKSKSEILKETGMNVGVKKATFEVYTGEIFVIMGLSGSGKSTLVRMLNQLIKPTAGHIYIDGEDIATMGKEELRRVRRTKMSMVFQKFALFPHRTVIQNVAYGLEIQGVPVEERENKALESLQLVGLDHHKDNYPSQLSGGMQQRVGIARALTNNPDVLLMDESFSALDPLIRKEMQDELLELQDKMEKTIIFITHDLDEALRIGDRIALMKDGEIVQIGTPEEIMMSPANEFVEKFVADVNLGKVITAESILKRPETLLIDRGPRVALQIMRNAGVSTVYVVNKKYEFLGILTADDASKAVQKQWPIADLLLNDIPHVYLDTLLEETYAKMAEMKYPLPVIDEKKRLRGIIKRESVIQALAGNIEEEVKDDE, from the coding sequence ATGGATAATACAAAGGTACGTGTTGAAAATGTAACAAAAGTATTTGGGAAACATCCGCAAAGAGCGCTTACCTTATTAAAAGAAGGAAAAAGCAAATCCGAAATTTTAAAAGAGACAGGAATGAACGTTGGTGTGAAAAAGGCAACGTTTGAAGTATACACCGGAGAAATTTTCGTGATTATGGGTTTATCCGGTAGCGGGAAATCAACGCTAGTTCGAATGCTAAATCAATTAATCAAACCGACAGCGGGGCATATATACATAGATGGTGAAGACATCGCAACGATGGGAAAAGAAGAGTTACGAAGAGTGAGAAGAACGAAGATGAGCATGGTGTTTCAAAAATTCGCTTTATTTCCGCACCGTACAGTGATACAAAACGTTGCGTACGGGTTAGAAATTCAAGGAGTTCCAGTAGAGGAACGAGAAAATAAGGCGTTAGAATCGCTACAGTTAGTAGGGCTAGATCATCATAAAGATAATTACCCAAGTCAACTTAGTGGTGGTATGCAGCAGCGTGTTGGAATCGCAAGGGCACTAACGAATAATCCAGATGTATTACTAATGGACGAGTCATTTAGTGCATTAGATCCACTAATTCGAAAAGAAATGCAAGATGAATTGTTAGAGTTACAAGATAAAATGGAAAAAACAATTATATTTATTACACACGATTTAGATGAAGCTCTTCGAATTGGAGATCGTATCGCATTAATGAAAGATGGAGAAATCGTTCAAATTGGAACGCCGGAAGAAATTATGATGAGCCCTGCCAATGAGTTTGTAGAGAAGTTCGTGGCGGACGTGAATTTAGGAAAAGTAATTACGGCGGAATCTATATTAAAACGACCGGAGACTTTATTAATTGACCGTGGACCTCGTGTAGCACTTCAAATTATGAGGAATGCGGGCGTTTCTACAGTATATGTTGTAAACAAAAAGTATGAGTTTTTAGGTATATTAACCGCAGATGATGCAAGTAAAGCAGTACAAAAACAGTGGCCGATTGCTGACTTATTACTTAATGATATTCCGCACGTTTATTTAGATACTTTACTTGAGGAAACGTATGCAAAAATGGCGGAGATGAAATATCCGTTACCCGTAATTGATGAGAAGAAAAGGTTAAGAGGAATTATTAAACGTGAAAGTGTCATTCAAGCTCTTGCAGGAAACATTGAGGAAGAGGTGAAAGACGATGAGTAG
- a CDS encoding glycine betaine ABC transporter substrate-binding protein, which yields MKKKIWLICLALFITMIFTSCNATNANSKGKIKLGVTSWKENIATANMWKVLLEEKGYKVELMYLEKAAIWTGVARGDVDANLEVWLPVTDKPLNARYKDDIVLKSKWYEGTGLGLVVPSYMKNINSIEDLNAHKDELDNKIVGIEPGSSLMNLTDKAMKAYDIKLKLVQSSEAAMMSELKKAYTKKKPIAVTLWNPHWGFSEFDLKYLKDPKKVYGEKDDIYYSVRKGFEKDHPDIVKYFDQWKMNDEQLGTLMVMLNKTKDPEEAARKWIKKNQALVDEWVKE from the coding sequence ATGAAAAAGAAAATATGGCTTATATGCCTTGCATTATTTATTACTATGATTTTCACTTCATGTAATGCAACAAATGCAAATTCGAAAGGAAAAATTAAACTTGGTGTAACAAGTTGGAAAGAAAATATTGCAACTGCAAACATGTGGAAAGTTTTATTAGAAGAAAAAGGCTATAAAGTTGAGCTCATGTATTTAGAAAAAGCTGCGATTTGGACTGGTGTTGCTCGTGGTGATGTCGATGCAAATTTAGAAGTATGGCTGCCTGTTACGGATAAACCGCTAAATGCTCGTTATAAAGATGATATTGTCTTAAAATCAAAATGGTATGAAGGCACTGGACTAGGTTTAGTCGTCCCTTCTTATATGAAAAACATAAACAGCATAGAAGATTTAAACGCACATAAAGATGAGCTAGATAATAAAATTGTTGGGATTGAACCAGGTAGTAGCCTTATGAATTTAACGGATAAAGCAATGAAGGCATATGATATAAAATTAAAACTTGTCCAATCTTCAGAAGCTGCGATGATGAGCGAACTAAAGAAGGCATATACGAAAAAGAAACCAATCGCTGTTACGCTTTGGAATCCGCATTGGGGTTTTTCAGAATTTGACTTGAAATATTTGAAAGACCCTAAGAAAGTATATGGTGAAAAAGATGACATTTATTACTCCGTTCGCAAAGGTTTCGAAAAAGATCATCCGGATATTGTGAAATACTTTGATCAATGGAAAATGAACGATGAACAACTAGGTACTTTAATGGTCATGCTAAATAAAACGAAAGATCCGGAAGAAGCCGCGCGAAAATGGATTAAAAAAAATCAAGCTTTAGTTGATGAATGGGTAAAAGAATGA
- the clpP gene encoding ATP-dependent Clp endopeptidase proteolytic subunit ClpP → MNTIPYVVEQTKLGERSYDIYSRLLKDRIIMIGSEINDQVASSVVAQLLFLEAEDAEKDIFLYINSPGGSTTAGFAILDTMNLIKPDVQTLCMGFAASFGALLLLAGAKGKRFALPNSEIMIHQPLGGVKGQATEIEITAKRILKLKHDINKIISDRTGQPVEKVAHDTERDYFMTAVEAKEYGIVDAVIEKK, encoded by the coding sequence ATGAATACAATTCCATACGTTGTAGAACAAACAAAATTAGGTGAACGTTCCTATGATATATATTCAAGGTTATTAAAAGACCGAATTATTATGATCGGTTCAGAGATTAATGATCAGGTTGCGAGCAGTGTAGTAGCACAATTATTATTTTTAGAAGCGGAAGATGCAGAAAAAGATATATTCCTGTATATCAATAGTCCAGGCGGTTCAACGACAGCAGGATTTGCAATATTAGATACGATGAACCTTATTAAACCAGATGTGCAAACACTTTGTATGGGTTTTGCGGCATCATTTGGTGCGCTTTTACTATTAGCTGGCGCAAAGGGAAAAAGATTTGCGCTCCCTAACAGTGAAATCATGATTCATCAACCTCTCGGCGGTGTAAAAGGGCAAGCAACGGAGATTGAAATTACAGCAAAAAGAATATTAAAGTTAAAACATGATATTAACAAAATCATATCTGATCGAACAGGGCAACCAGTAGAAAAGGTAGCTCATGATACAGAAAGAGATTATTTTATGACGGCAGTAGAAGCGAAGGAATATGGAATTGTTGATGCAGTTATTGAGAAAAAATAA
- a CDS encoding RNA polymerase subunit sigma-70: MCTKVTQILKNHIDMNHSNINFLTENYAELKRYCTFLTKNKWDGEDLVQETVCKVLHKYGNKDICMTLLYKIARNRWLDQMKSKSVHEKIKEQIIVEELHEKIADLHEMVMKVLSSLNVQQSAILLLKDVFQYSIADIAKVCSVSEGAVKASLFRSRNRLKTVSEEGFEIVEFTDDIEIVVSSIREERPELLTKLLPTIDFTKLPSKQPVLLFSAKNPSSYSCMLCVA, translated from the coding sequence TTGTGCACAAAAGTAACTCAGATTTTAAAGAATCATATCGATATGAATCATTCAAATATAAATTTTTTAACTGAGAACTATGCAGAGTTAAAAAGGTATTGTACCTTTTTAACGAAAAACAAATGGGACGGTGAAGATCTCGTCCAAGAAACAGTTTGTAAAGTTCTTCATAAATACGGTAATAAAGATATTTGTATGACGCTGCTATATAAAATAGCTAGAAATCGTTGGTTAGACCAGATGAAGTCGAAATCAGTTCATGAAAAAATAAAGGAACAAATTATTGTTGAAGAACTACATGAGAAAATTGCTGATTTGCATGAAATGGTAATGAAAGTACTATCTTCATTAAATGTACAGCAATCCGCAATTTTATTATTAAAAGATGTGTTTCAATATAGTATCGCTGATATTGCTAAAGTATGTTCTGTATCGGAAGGTGCAGTGAAAGCCTCTTTATTTCGGAGTAGAAATAGGCTGAAAACTGTAAGCGAAGAAGGGTTTGAAATAGTCGAATTCACAGATGATATTGAAATTGTTGTATCGTCTATTCGTGAAGAAAGGCCGGAATTATTAACAAAGCTTCTTCCAACAATAGATTTTACTAAGTTACCATCTAAACAGCCAGTCTTATTATTTAGTGCGAAAAACCCTTCTTCCTACAGTTGTATGCTGTGCGTAGCATAA
- a CDS encoding 2Fe-2S iron-sulfur cluster-binding protein has product MPKLTIEGAGTFAVKEGTKLVLAIEDNGVHILHRCGGKARCTTCRVEIIAGDFCEANTNEKNAMTEKGIEDHLRLSCQMRVHKDIVVRPVLTVENSGLDAGPRPAE; this is encoded by the coding sequence TTGCCAAAATTAACAATTGAAGGTGCGGGAACGTTTGCTGTAAAAGAAGGTACAAAGTTAGTATTAGCAATTGAAGATAACGGTGTACACATACTCCATCGTTGTGGTGGAAAAGCACGTTGCACAACTTGTAGAGTAGAAATTATAGCAGGTGATTTTTGTGAAGCAAACACTAATGAAAAAAATGCGATGACGGAAAAAGGAATTGAAGATCATTTACGCTTATCGTGTCAAATGCGCGTACATAAAGATATAGTCGTTCGTCCGGTACTTACAGTCGAAAATTCAGGTCTTGATGCTGGACCACGTCCAGCGGAGTAA
- the rpiA gene encoding ribose 5-phosphate isomerase A, with the protein MNLKQLAGEYAANFVKDGMKIGLGTGSTVYWMIQKLGQRVKEGLSIQAVPTSKETEVLAKQLAIPLISLNEIDILDFTIDGADEINNDLQLIKGGGGALLREKIVATSSEKLIIIADESKIVSHLGTFPLPIEIIPFSWKQTEKKVQSIGCETCLRMKDGGPFITDNGNFIIDCIFTNKILNPNDTNTELKMITGVVETGLFINMTSKVIIGTENGIKEY; encoded by the coding sequence ATGAATTTAAAACAGCTCGCTGGTGAATACGCTGCTAACTTTGTAAAAGATGGAATGAAGATTGGGCTTGGTACAGGTTCTACAGTATACTGGATGATACAAAAATTAGGTCAACGTGTAAAAGAAGGTTTATCCATTCAAGCTGTACCAACGTCAAAAGAAACTGAAGTATTAGCTAAACAACTAGCTATTCCTTTAATCTCTTTAAATGAAATCGACATACTCGATTTTACAATCGATGGTGCAGATGAAATCAATAATGATTTACAATTAATAAAAGGTGGCGGTGGTGCATTACTTCGCGAAAAAATTGTCGCTACCTCCTCTGAAAAGCTTATAATTATTGCAGATGAATCCAAAATCGTTTCACATTTAGGCACTTTTCCACTTCCTATTGAAATCATCCCCTTCTCTTGGAAACAAACTGAAAAGAAAGTTCAATCTATAGGATGCGAAACATGTTTACGTATGAAAGATGGTGGACCATTTATAACCGATAACGGTAATTTCATTATTGATTGTATTTTTACAAACAAAATATTGAATCCAAATGATACAAATACAGAGTTAAAGATGATTACCGGTGTAGTTGAAACAGGATTATTTATCAATATGACGAGCAAAGTGATCATCGGAACAGAAAACGGTATAAAAGAATATTAA
- a CDS encoding GNAT family N-acetyltransferase gives MQSKLITELTDLETAFHIRKEVFVKEQGVPLEDEFDTYDQIGETCKHILVYYNELPVGTGRIRFVDGIGKLERICILKDYRTYGLGKVIIQTLEEIALNKKASKVKLHGQTQAEGFYKKLGYQTSSDVFMEDGIPHILMTKVLS, from the coding sequence TTGCAATCCAAACTCATAACAGAACTTACAGATTTAGAAACTGCCTTTCATATTCGAAAAGAAGTATTTGTAAAAGAACAAGGTGTTCCTCTTGAAGATGAATTCGATACATACGACCAAATTGGCGAGACATGCAAACATATATTAGTTTATTATAATGAACTTCCTGTAGGTACAGGTCGTATACGATTTGTTGATGGAATCGGAAAATTAGAGCGCATTTGTATTTTAAAAGATTATCGTACATACGGATTAGGTAAAGTAATCATTCAAACGTTAGAAGAAATTGCTCTTAACAAAAAAGCTTCAAAGGTAAAACTACACGGGCAAACACAAGCTGAAGGATTTTATAAAAAATTAGGATATCAAACTTCTTCCGACGTATTTATGGAAGATGGAATTCCGCACATTCTTATGACGAAAGTGTTATCATAA
- a CDS encoding lytic polysaccharide monooxygenase, translating into MNNRILKHLQNMKMNKKSLGAVVLTAGIIGTTLIPQNAYAHGFVEKPGSRSALCSPTYGALNVNCGSVMYEPQSLEAPKGFPQAGPVDGQIASAGGKFGGILDQQTADRWFKNTITGGENTFTWKFTAPHLTSKWHYYITKIGWNPNKALTRADFEPIGTVQHDGSAASNNVAHKINVPTDRNGYHVILAVWDVADTANAFYNVIDVNLINNVKPDTEAPSIPNGIQAQKVTANSIELTWNTSTDNVGVKGYQIFRNGEMIDTVPGTHFIDKKLQPSTEYSYTVKAIDAAGNLSKESTALTVKTTVEAPDAEAPTQPKGLHSMGTTASSVDLMWSPSDDNVSVDHYDIYRETDGSMKKIATSNTTSYIDKNLLANTTYKYVVKAVDVAGNESVQSDIFTITTKTESASYGEWDAKKAYKKGDRVLNEGKVYEAVQNYQGNGDPNWIYALSLWKAV; encoded by the coding sequence ATGAATAATCGAATTTTAAAACATCTACAGAACATGAAAATGAACAAAAAAAGTCTAGGAGCTGTTGTATTAACAGCTGGAATTATCGGCACGACACTTATTCCTCAAAATGCTTACGCGCACGGTTTTGTTGAAAAGCCTGGTAGCCGTTCCGCTTTATGTAGTCCAACTTATGGTGCACTAAATGTAAACTGTGGAAGTGTTATGTATGAACCACAAAGCTTAGAAGCACCAAAAGGATTCCCGCAAGCTGGCCCAGTTGATGGACAAATCGCTTCTGCAGGCGGAAAATTTGGTGGTATTTTGGATCAACAAACAGCAGATCGTTGGTTTAAAAATACAATCACTGGCGGAGAAAATACGTTTACTTGGAAGTTTACAGCGCCACATTTAACAAGCAAATGGCACTATTACATTACTAAAATAGGCTGGAATCCAAATAAAGCGCTAACAAGAGCGGATTTTGAGCCAATTGGAACTGTACAACATGATGGTTCCGCAGCTTCAAATAATGTAGCACACAAAATCAATGTACCTACGGATCGTAATGGCTACCATGTGATTTTAGCTGTATGGGATGTAGCTGATACAGCAAATGCGTTCTATAATGTAATTGATGTGAATCTCATCAATAATGTGAAACCAGACACAGAAGCGCCAAGTATTCCAAATGGAATTCAGGCGCAAAAAGTAACAGCGAATAGTATAGAACTAACATGGAACACTTCTACGGATAATGTAGGAGTAAAAGGGTATCAAATCTTCCGTAACGGAGAGATGATTGACACAGTACCAGGCACTCATTTTATTGATAAGAAATTACAACCAAGTACAGAATACTCTTATACTGTAAAAGCAATTGACGCAGCCGGCAATCTATCGAAAGAAAGTACAGCGCTTACAGTAAAAACAACAGTTGAGGCTCCTGATGCAGAAGCACCAACACAACCAAAAGGATTACATAGTATGGGGACAACAGCGTCAAGTGTGGATCTTATGTGGAGTCCATCTGATGATAATGTTAGTGTAGACCATTACGATATTTATAGAGAAACAGATGGATCAATGAAAAAAATTGCAACATCCAATACGACTTCTTATATAGATAAAAATTTACTCGCTAATACGACTTATAAATATGTAGTGAAAGCTGTTGATGTAGCTGGAAATGAATCCGTACAAAGTGATATATTCACAATTACTACAAAAACTGAAAGCGCTTCATATGGAGAGTGGGATGCAAAGAAAGCGTATAAAAAGGGTGATAGAGTTCTAAATGAAGGAAAAGTGTATGAAGCAGTACAAAATTATCAAGGAAATGGGGATCCAAACTGGATTTATGCTTTATCCTTATGGAAAGCAGTGTAA
- a CDS encoding macrolide family glycosyltransferase, with protein MARVLFINAGSEGHINPTLKVLEELISRDEEVVCFSIEAFRERIEKTGATVRTIDDQKFLQAFLSGGRNYLPERINGLLHTAEVVIPSVLEQIEGEHFDYIIHDSMFGSGHLIAQILKLPAINSCTSFAQDEKSFTRMLEHLSENIPAEVHDKINDDFQYLTKGIAKKYGVEIASPYEVFCNPAPLTIVYTIKKFQPFGDMFDETFKFVGPSISTPIVKDNFDFNLMKEKSPIYISLGTVFNEAIDFYKLCFKAFENSEHTIVMAIGSKTQISDLGEIPKNFIVKNYVPQTELLTYTKVFITHGGMNSTHEGLYNGVPLIVIPQSADQPVIAKQVADLGAGVTLQMQGLTADQLSESVELVLNDLSFKEAALNMKESFRKTGGYKQAVDEIFKFTGRY; from the coding sequence ATGGCTAGAGTTTTATTCATTAACGCTGGATCAGAAGGACATATAAATCCAACATTGAAAGTTTTGGAGGAACTGATTTCCCGCGATGAAGAGGTCGTTTGTTTTTCAATAGAAGCCTTCAGGGAGCGTATTGAGAAGACAGGTGCTACCGTACGAACAATTGATGATCAAAAATTTTTACAAGCTTTTCTTTCCGGTGGCCGAAATTATTTACCAGAAAGAATAAATGGTCTTTTACATACAGCGGAAGTTGTAATACCTAGCGTTCTAGAACAAATAGAAGGTGAACATTTTGATTACATTATTCATGATTCTATGTTTGGCTCGGGCCATTTAATTGCTCAAATTCTAAAGCTTCCAGCAATTAATTCGTGTACATCTTTTGCACAGGATGAAAAATCGTTTACAAGAATGCTAGAACATCTTTCGGAAAATATCCCAGCGGAAGTTCATGATAAAATAAATGATGATTTTCAATACTTAACAAAAGGAATTGCAAAAAAATATGGTGTAGAAATAGCATCACCGTATGAAGTTTTTTGTAATCCAGCACCACTTACTATTGTGTATACAATTAAGAAGTTCCAACCTTTTGGGGATATGTTTGATGAAACATTTAAATTTGTAGGACCATCTATTTCTACACCAATAGTAAAAGATAATTTTGATTTTAATTTAATGAAAGAGAAGAGCCCGATTTATATTTCATTAGGTACTGTTTTTAATGAAGCAATTGATTTTTATAAACTTTGTTTTAAAGCATTCGAAAATAGTGAGCATACAATTGTAATGGCTATTGGGAGTAAAACGCAAATAAGTGATTTGGGGGAGATTCCTAAAAACTTCATTGTGAAAAATTATGTTCCGCAAACTGAATTGCTTACATATACAAAAGTATTTATTACACATGGAGGAATGAATAGCACACATGAAGGCTTATATAACGGAGTTCCGCTCATTGTAATTCCGCAAAGTGCGGACCAGCCAGTAATTGCAAAGCAAGTAGCAGATCTTGGAGCGGGAGTTACATTGCAAATGCAAGGATTAACTGCGGATCAACTAAGTGAAAGTGTAGAGTTAGTGTTAAATGATTTATCGTTTAAGGAAGCAGCTTTGAATATGAAGGAATCTTTCCGGAAAACAGGTGGTTATAAGCAAGCAGTTGATGAAATTTTTAAATTTACAGGTCGTTATTAA
- a CDS encoding formylglycine-generating enzyme family protein, which yields MNEIIRSIDSYMVKIPAGEVTLRDDRIKKEWQVQIKPFLLAKYAVTMEIYYAITNSTPNNNKDKHKPVVNISWNDAIAFCNLLSKKAGLTEYYSISDDGQKVSCNLESSGYRLPSEAEWQYTCKAGTTGYTYGELQKIAWYNENSSGLIHDVGKKEPNAWELYDMLGNVWEWCYDLYDEKVYGSYRVFRGGSWAEAARGCGSTCRRRSHPTFHIDDLGFRLARSI from the coding sequence TTGAATGAAATCATTCGCTCGATTGATTCTTATATGGTGAAAATTCCAGCAGGAGAAGTAACATTAAGAGATGATCGTATAAAAAAAGAATGGCAAGTTCAAATTAAACCATTTCTTCTTGCAAAGTATGCTGTAACAATGGAAATATATTATGCTATTACAAATAGTACACCAAATAATAATAAAGATAAGCATAAACCAGTTGTAAATATTTCATGGAATGATGCAATCGCTTTTTGTAATTTACTTTCTAAAAAAGCGGGATTAACAGAGTATTATTCTATTAGTGATGACGGCCAAAAAGTTAGTTGTAATTTAGAGTCAAGCGGTTACCGATTACCATCTGAGGCAGAGTGGCAATATACATGCAAAGCAGGTACAACGGGATATACGTATGGGGAACTTCAAAAAATAGCATGGTATAATGAAAATTCAAGTGGACTAATTCATGACGTTGGTAAAAAGGAACCGAATGCATGGGAACTTTACGATATGTTAGGGAACGTTTGGGAATGGTGCTATGATTTGTATGATGAAAAAGTGTACGGATCATACCGAGTTTTTCGTGGCGGTAGTTGGGCTGAAGCAGCTAGAGGTTGCGGTTCTACTTGTCGCCGTCGTAGCCATCCTACATTTCATATAGATGATCTTGGTTTTAGGCTTGCTAGGTCCATTTAG
- a CDS encoding DNA topology modulation protein → MKKIILIGSGGSGKSTLAKQLGNKLNIKVHHLDVLFWKPNWEGVPKEEQRIVQNNLIQDENWIIDGNYGGTMDIRLNAADTIIFLDIHRTICVYRAFKRIVQYRNKTRPDMGAGCEERFDLQFFKWIWEYPKTKRPSIFKRLNQLSQDKEIIILKSSNEVKRFLKEVQQV, encoded by the coding sequence ATGAAAAAAATAATATTAATAGGTTCTGGCGGTTCAGGAAAATCTACATTAGCTAAGCAGTTAGGAAATAAACTAAATATTAAGGTGCATCATCTTGATGTATTATTTTGGAAACCGAATTGGGAAGGTGTTCCGAAAGAGGAGCAAAGAATAGTTCAAAATAACTTAATTCAAGATGAGAATTGGATTATTGATGGGAATTATGGCGGAACAATGGATATAAGACTGAATGCAGCTGACACAATTATCTTCCTTGATATTCATAGAACGATTTGTGTTTATCGCGCTTTTAAAAGAATTGTACAATATCGAAATAAAACAAGACCGGATATGGGGGCTGGGTGTGAAGAAAGGTTTGACTTACAATTCTTCAAGTGGATATGGGAGTATCCTAAGACGAAAAGACCTTCAATTTTCAAAAGACTAAATCAATTAAGTCAGGATAAAGAAATTATTATTTTAAAATCTTCAAATGAAGTTAAGCGATTTTTAAAAGAAGTGCAGCAAGTATAA
- a CDS encoding phosphotransferase enzyme family protein encodes MEDILEIAKFWFQNEHVTATVIQSKVTKVTCNNKAYILKEKGSIKQLLVELNILEQLYEKGVKVQRVVKTESDKKYVLYKEKYYCLYEYVAGNVLEIKDTDKLIGLASIIGEEIANLHQALNSVNSANELINRDLYKVVYKWALPILEKHEHVHQDVIRKMDQIHTAFKETVHSLPKQIIHRDMHLSNVIFQENEFQGFIDFELLESNVRVFDLCYCCTSILSELYSDETLRGKWFQIVSKIFEGYYKQNILTREELQSIWYVMLSIQVIFITYFVRLSDLLKVNEEMFFWIFANKKDIEESIERTILI; translated from the coding sequence ATGGAGGATATATTAGAAATTGCTAAGTTTTGGTTTCAAAATGAACATGTAACGGCCACAGTAATTCAATCGAAAGTCACGAAGGTTACGTGTAATAATAAAGCGTATATTTTAAAGGAAAAGGGATCGATAAAGCAGCTTCTAGTTGAACTCAATATATTGGAGCAGCTGTATGAAAAAGGAGTTAAGGTACAAAGAGTAGTAAAAACCGAAAGTGATAAAAAGTATGTATTATATAAAGAGAAATATTATTGCTTATATGAGTATGTTGCCGGAAATGTTTTAGAAATAAAAGATACGGACAAACTCATAGGGTTAGCCAGCATAATTGGAGAAGAAATAGCTAATCTGCATCAAGCACTTAATTCGGTGAATAGTGCTAACGAGTTAATAAATAGAGATTTATATAAGGTGGTATATAAATGGGCTTTACCGATTTTAGAAAAGCATGAGCATGTTCATCAGGATGTGATTCGAAAAATGGATCAAATACATACAGCTTTCAAGGAAACGGTGCACTCATTACCGAAACAAATTATTCATCGTGATATGCACTTATCGAATGTTATCTTTCAAGAAAATGAATTTCAAGGGTTTATAGATTTTGAGCTTTTAGAAAGCAATGTAAGAGTATTCGATTTATGCTATTGTTGTACGAGTATTTTGAGTGAGTTATATAGTGATGAAACCCTAAGAGGGAAATGGTTTCAAATCGTAAGCAAAATCTTTGAAGGGTATTATAAGCAAAATATTTTAACGAGGGAAGAACTACAATCCATTTGGTATGTCATGCTTTCTATTCAAGTTATATTTATTACTTATTTTGTTCGGTTATCAGATTTATTAAAGGTGAATGAAGAAATGTTCTTCTGGATTTTTGCTAATAAGAAAGATATTGAAGAATCTATAGAAAGGACCATACTAATATGA
- a CDS encoding DUF2809 domain-containing protein, which produces MNTKRNRLLYAMFTIVVIILGLSSRKFAFALPDLLNDYLGDALWALMIFTGFGFLFPKIETKKLAFISLIFCYGIEISQLYHASWIDNIRATTIGGLVLGYGFLWSDLVAYTIGVGVGVLCEFILRKK; this is translated from the coding sequence ATGAATACGAAACGAAATAGATTACTATATGCAATGTTTACTATAGTTGTTATTATTTTAGGTCTTAGTTCAAGAAAGTTTGCTTTTGCGTTACCTGATTTATTAAATGATTACTTAGGTGATGCTTTATGGGCGCTAATGATTTTCACGGGATTTGGTTTCTTATTTCCTAAAATAGAAACGAAGAAATTAGCTTTTATTAGTTTGATATTTTGCTACGGGATTGAAATTAGCCAATTGTACCATGCATCTTGGATTGATAATATTCGTGCAACGACTATAGGTGGACTCGTATTAGGTTACGGATTTTTGTGGAGTGATTTAGTTGCTTATACAATTGGTGTGGGAGTAGGAGTGCTTTGTGAATTTATTTTACGGAAGAAATAA